Proteins encoded by one window of Rutidosis leptorrhynchoides isolate AG116_Rl617_1_P2 chromosome 7, CSIRO_AGI_Rlap_v1, whole genome shotgun sequence:
- the LOC139857129 gene encoding nuclear transcription factor Y subunit C-1-like: MENTTTTNNHQPTTPTVTTPPPPPQFPPPYQHLLQQQHQQLQMFWNYQRQEIEQVNDFKNHQLPLARIKKIMKADEDVRMISAEAPILFAKACELFILELTIRSWLHAEENKRRTLQKNDIAAAITRTDIFDFLVDIVPRDHEINKDDVSSVVGGGGGIMGNNNINNNNTVASGLPYYYPPMGQPGLTMGRPAVDVTGMYGPPSQAWQSVWQTGDDHASFGTGGGIDGQG, translated from the coding sequence ATGGAAAACACCACCACCACAAACAACCACCAACCAACCACCCCAACCGtcaccacaccaccaccaccaccccaaTTCCCACCACCATACCAACAtctcctccaacaacaacaccaacaactcCAAATGTTTTGGAACTACCAACGTCAAGAAATCGAACAAGTTAACGATTTCAAAAACCACCAACTTCCATTAGCACGTATAAAAAAAATCATGAAAGCCGATGAGGACGTACGCATGATCTCAGCAGAAGCCCCTATTCTTTTCGCTAAAGCCTGCGAACTTTTCATCCTTGAACTCACAATTCGTTCATGGTTACATGCTGAAGAAAACAAACGTCGCACTTTACAAAAAAATGATATCGCTGCTGCAATTACACGTACCGACATTTTTGATTTCCTCGTTGATATTGTCCCAAGAGATCATGAGATTAACAAGGATGACGTGTCATCGGTTGTTGGAGGTGGTGGTGGGATAATGgggaataataatattaacaataataatacggtGGCTAGTGGGTTGCCGTATTATTATCCACCGATGGGACAACCGGGTCTGACGATGGGACGGCCGGCGGTGGATGTGACCGGAATGTATGGACCGCCGTCTCAGGCGTGGCAATCGGTGTGGCAGACCGGAGATGATCATGCCTCGTTTGGAACCGGTGGTGGTATTGACGGACAAGGGTAA
- the LOC139858392 gene encoding uncharacterized protein produces MTTSKRLADRKVERFEKNIKKRGSVPETTTKKKDSYPVGPIVLGFFIFVVIGSSLFQIIRTATSGGMA; encoded by the exons ATG ACTACTTCTAAGCGTTTAGCTGATAGAAAGGTGGAGAGGTTTGAGAAGAACATCAAGAAGCGTGGTTCCGTGCCTGAAACCACAACAAAGAAAAAGGACTCTTACCCTGTGGGACCTATAGTGCTCGGTTTCTTCATATTTGTTGTGATCGGATCCT CTTTGTTTCAGATAATCCGCACAGCAACTAGTGGAGGCATGGCTTAA